One genomic window of Macrobrachium rosenbergii isolate ZJJX-2024 chromosome 51, ASM4041242v1, whole genome shotgun sequence includes the following:
- the LOC136833263 gene encoding uncharacterized peptidase C1-like protein F26E4.3 isoform X2 produces MDSCEVPIRGGYCYCDEFCLNDEEHSEDDCCPDFFEVCLGRKRNHSLPAEVTTVPYPNDAPEVKPQGDCNIAGASLMVNCNECHCDDWEIKCQEDLCMTDELIVSTINKTPRKYGWTAAMHPGFWGRKAKDGLRLRTGTFSPQDKSHEMHPIRLDPDVSQIPESFDAREKVEWAGLIADVCNQGWCGSSWVFSTLGVAQDRLSILVKGLEGMELSAQNLLSCAELGQKGCEGGHIDRAWNYLRADGIVREECYKYESGNSGKVPKCLIRRNDLSQLTCQAKDRYRFEPAYRIASTEEDIQWEIMHNGPVQALMTVHSDLFMYNSGIYSYSGLTGDRMKGGDTATHSVRIIGWGSSRVRGSNHIKYWLVANSWGSQWGEGGYFRIKRGTNECGIESFIITSRAKLANLMYGLQGDY; encoded by the exons CCATCCGGGGCGGGTACTGCTACTGCGACGAGTTCTGCCTGAATGACGAAGAGCACTCGGAAGACGACTGCTGCCCGGACTTCTTCGAAGTCTGTTTGGGCCGAAAGAGGAACCACTCGCTGCCTGCTGAAGTGACCACAGTTCCCTACCCGAATGACGCTCCTGAGGTCAAACCACAAGGTG actGTAACATAGCTGGGGCATCGCTGATGGTCAACTGCAATGAATG CCACTGCGATGACTGGGAAATAAAGTGTCAGGAAGACCTGTGTATGACGGACGAATTAATCGTGTCGACCATCAACAAGACTCCAAGGAAGTACGGCTGGACTGCGGCCATGCATCCAGGGTTCTGGGGCAGAAAGGCCAAGGACGGCCTCAGGCTTAGGACAGGAACATTCAGCCCTCAGGACAAG TCGCACGAAATGCACCCGATTCGACTCGACCCGGACGTTTCCCAGATTCCAGAGAGCTTTGACGCCAGGGAGAAGGTCGAATGGGCAGGACTCATAGCAGACGTCTGCAATCAGGGATGGTGCGGATCCTCGTGGGTGTTCTCCACCCTCGGAGTAGCCCAGGACAG GCTATCGATTCTGGTCAAAGGTCTCGAAGGAATGGAACTGTCCGCTCAGAATCTGCTCAGCTGTGCAGAGCTAGGCCAGAAGGGCTGTGAGGGAGGTCACATAGACAGAGCCTGGAATTATCTAAGGGCCGATGG CATTGTAAGGGAAGAATGTTACAAATACGAGAGCGGAAATTCCGGGAAAGTGCCCAAATGTCTCATCAGGAGAAACGACCTTTCCCAGCTTACTTGTCAG GCCAAGGATCGATACAGGTTCGAGCCCGCGTACCGAATTGCTAGCACGGAGGAGGATATCCAGTGGGAGATTATGCACAATGGACCCGTCCAAG CTTTGATGACCGTTCATAGCGACCTCTTCATGTACAACAGCGGTATTTACAGCTATTCCGGTCTGACCGGCGATCGTATGAAAGGCGGCGATACGGCAACTCATTCCGTCAGGATCATCGGGTGGGGGAGCTCCCGAGTGAGGGGATCGAACCACATTAAGTACTGG CTCGTGGCCAATTCCTGGGGATCCCAGTGGGGCGAGGGAGGTTACTTCAGGATCAAACGAGGGACGAACGAGTGTGGGATCGAATCCTTCATCATCACCTCTCGCGCCAAACTTGCTAATCTCATGTATGGCCTTCAAGGGGATTATTAG